The Algoriphagus sanaruensis genome window below encodes:
- a CDS encoding DUF4440 domain-containing protein codes for MKNILILFAFLFSTTAFSQSSDQLQIEQLIQNSFDEIFSNYEVDKLIDFYTEDFLLLEQGEVWDMAIIRDYLTKAKNNLNPPTRTNRFEFIKTDVEGDRAWVAYHNYATISRDGQVLREIYWLESATAIRTTNGWRLDMLHSTRVDQEK; via the coding sequence ATGAAAAACATATTAATCCTATTCGCTTTTCTTTTTTCTACTACTGCTTTTTCACAATCATCAGATCAGCTTCAGATAGAACAATTAATTCAAAATTCCTTTGATGAAATTTTTTCCAACTATGAAGTAGATAAGTTGATAGACTTTTACACGGAGGATTTTTTACTCCTTGAGCAGGGAGAAGTTTGGGACATGGCGATCATTAGAGATTATTTGACCAAAGCTAAAAATAACCTCAACCCTCCTACTCGAACCAATCGCTTTGAATTTATCAAAACCGACGTAGAAGGAGATCGGGCTTGGGTAGCCTATCACAATTATGCCACGATATCCCGAGACGGGCAGGTGCTGCGTGAAATTTACTGGTTGGAAAGTGCCACTGCTATTCGAACAACTAATGGATGGAGATTAGATATGCTACACTCCACTCGGGTCGATCAGGAAAAATAA
- a CDS encoding sterol desaturase family protein, which produces MELINFILSIDPNYILIGLLSLFFFLEQVTSNPYPFKNRGKHLFQNLLFQLSLTLLNLIFLGIQLGWIKWLNARQIGLLQLIELPFWIKLVLGVALYDLTTYWIHRASHKVPLLWRLHRVHHSDTHMDSTTTFRFHPLEIIFIYQTGNVITAAIFGTDMTSLALYYFIVYIFFFLEHSNLNYPNWLNQSLGLLFVMPDHHRVHHHKDQQYTDSNFADIFILWDRIFKTFKYVPVKKTDLGLKEFDSEDKQTFLYLMKSPFLTIRKKSEGSNR; this is translated from the coding sequence ATGGAACTGATAAACTTCATCCTAAGTATCGATCCAAACTATATTTTAATCGGCCTTTTAAGCCTTTTTTTCTTTTTAGAACAGGTAACTTCTAATCCTTATCCCTTCAAAAACAGAGGAAAGCATCTTTTCCAAAACCTCCTTTTCCAGCTTTCACTAACTCTTTTGAATTTGATTTTTCTTGGGATTCAACTGGGATGGATAAAATGGCTTAATGCACGTCAAATCGGCCTGTTGCAATTGATCGAGTTACCATTTTGGATAAAGCTGGTATTGGGAGTCGCTTTGTATGATTTAACTACCTATTGGATTCATCGAGCCTCACACAAAGTCCCCCTACTTTGGAGGTTACACCGCGTGCATCATAGCGACACTCATATGGATTCCACAACCACTTTTCGCTTTCATCCTTTGGAAATCATTTTTATTTATCAAACCGGAAATGTGATTACCGCCGCTATCTTCGGAACTGATATGACTTCTTTGGCACTTTATTACTTTATTGTATATATCTTTTTTTTCCTCGAGCATTCCAATTTGAACTATCCAAATTGGTTGAATCAATCACTTGGTCTACTATTTGTCATGCCTGATCACCATCGGGTCCATCACCATAAGGACCAACAATACACCGACTCCAATTTTGCGGATATTTTTATCCTTTGGGACAGAATTTTCAAAACATTTAAATATGTTCCTGTAAAAAAGACAGATCTTGGACTCAAGGAATTTGACTCTGAGGACAAGCAGACCTTTCTCTATTTGATGAAAAGCCCTTTTCTGACTATTCGAAAGAAGTCAGAAGGCTCCAATCGTTAA
- a CDS encoding sialate O-acetylesterase, with the protein MSFKSLILFLIISLAIGQQDPRTEFFPKLEERPEVIPSKENLWVFILAGQSNMAGRGKVEPMDTIPDPRILTINKTGDLILAKEPLHFYEPTLTGLDCGLSFGKELLKFIPDSVSILLLPTAVGGSAIQQWIGDETYRNVPLFSNFKEKVTIGKQHGTIKAILWHQGESDAASPETIDIYDKQLGVLFSKFRVEVENPTLSICFGRLGSFSKTDESWQSINSKMENYQKTDPFSYLIQTKDLNHKGDFIHFDSEGQRTMGVRFAKAYIQRGFIVVE; encoded by the coding sequence ATGTCTTTTAAATCTCTCATCCTTTTTTTGATCATCTCACTTGCGATTGGCCAGCAAGATCCAAGAACTGAATTTTTCCCAAAGCTGGAAGAGAGGCCGGAAGTAATTCCATCCAAAGAAAACTTATGGGTATTTATCCTCGCTGGTCAGTCCAATATGGCAGGACGAGGAAAAGTCGAACCTATGGATACTATTCCAGACCCACGGATTCTGACTATCAACAAAACCGGAGATTTGATACTTGCCAAAGAACCGCTTCACTTTTATGAACCTACACTGACTGGTTTAGATTGTGGACTTTCATTTGGAAAAGAACTGCTAAAATTTATTCCTGATAGCGTTTCAATTTTACTTCTTCCCACGGCAGTTGGTGGAAGTGCGATTCAGCAATGGATTGGCGATGAAACTTACAGGAATGTGCCTTTATTCTCCAATTTCAAAGAAAAAGTAACCATTGGGAAACAGCATGGAACCATCAAGGCAATCCTATGGCATCAAGGAGAAAGTGATGCGGCTTCACCGGAGACCATCGATATCTACGATAAGCAATTGGGGGTTTTATTCTCCAAGTTTAGAGTTGAGGTTGAAAATCCTACGCTAAGCATTTGCTTTGGACGATTAGGATCCTTTTCCAAAACCGATGAATCTTGGCAAAGCATTAATAGCAAAATGGAGAATTATCAAAAAACGGATCCCTTTTCCTATCTGATCCAAACCAAGGACTTGAACCATAAAGGCGACTTCATTCACTTCGATTCAGAAGGACAGCGCACCATGGGGGTACGCTTTGCCAAAGCTTATATACAGCGGGGATTTATCGTCGTGGAGTGA
- a CDS encoding amidohydrolase has translation MKIHYLALGLVLSTSPLFAQKKAPKPNPLKESVQQTLDARYADLTGLSDQIWAFEEIAFQESQSSAALSAYAESLGFKVTSGVGEIPTAFVAEYGSGSPIIGVLGEFDALPGLSQNKVPFKSPLNEGAPGHGCGHNLFGVASLGAASAIKDLIAEGKLQGTIRFYGTPAEEKYFGKLWMIRSGIMNDVDVMLDWHPADETKTEVQKGLALVDFIVEFTGQAAHASADPWNGRSASDALELYTSGINYYREHIKPTVRIHYHIQDGGQVVNVVPDYSRLWVRVRDTSRDGLVPVWKRVEEMAEGAAILANVDYKVTLVSGVHEILVNRRGSEVMQKNLEALGPISYTEEEQAFAKKIQEATGKPQIGVISEIKPLEETQEHSMGGSTDVGDVSWVVPTIRMGASTAPNGTPWHSWAVVASGGMSIGHKGMGYASKALAMTMIDLFQSETLRNEIKAEFKAKKGDYVYKGIIPDGPPPLKSGY, from the coding sequence ATGAAAATTCATTACCTCGCTTTGGGTTTGGTTTTGAGCACTTCACCTCTTTTTGCTCAAAAGAAAGCCCCAAAACCCAATCCACTTAAAGAATCTGTACAGCAAACGCTTGATGCTCGATACGCAGATCTCACGGGTCTAAGTGATCAAATCTGGGCTTTCGAAGAAATCGCATTTCAAGAATCACAATCTTCTGCCGCATTATCTGCTTATGCAGAATCACTTGGATTTAAAGTGACTAGTGGCGTAGGAGAAATCCCCACCGCATTCGTTGCTGAATACGGATCAGGTTCACCGATTATTGGTGTATTGGGAGAATTTGATGCATTGCCGGGCCTTTCCCAAAACAAAGTTCCATTTAAAAGCCCTCTCAATGAAGGTGCCCCAGGTCATGGATGTGGACATAATTTATTCGGAGTTGCCTCATTAGGTGCTGCTTCTGCGATCAAAGACCTTATTGCTGAAGGAAAACTTCAAGGTACAATCCGGTTTTATGGAACTCCTGCTGAAGAGAAATATTTCGGAAAATTATGGATGATCCGATCAGGAATCATGAATGATGTGGACGTAATGCTTGATTGGCACCCTGCAGATGAAACTAAAACAGAGGTTCAAAAAGGATTGGCCTTGGTAGATTTCATTGTGGAATTTACAGGTCAAGCCGCCCATGCTTCAGCTGATCCTTGGAATGGAAGATCTGCTTCTGATGCATTGGAATTATACACTTCGGGAATCAATTACTACAGAGAACACATCAAACCAACTGTTCGGATTCATTACCATATCCAAGATGGAGGACAAGTAGTGAATGTGGTTCCCGATTACAGCAGACTTTGGGTACGTGTGAGAGATACCAGCAGAGATGGATTAGTTCCAGTTTGGAAGCGAGTCGAAGAGATGGCAGAAGGTGCTGCAATCTTGGCAAATGTGGATTATAAAGTAACACTAGTCTCTGGCGTTCATGAAATTCTAGTAAATAGAAGGGGCTCTGAGGTGATGCAAAAAAACTTGGAAGCGCTAGGTCCAATTTCATACACCGAAGAGGAACAAGCCTTTGCGAAAAAGATTCAAGAAGCAACTGGAAAACCACAGATTGGAGTGATTTCAGAGATAAAACCATTAGAAGAAACCCAAGAACATAGCATGGGAGGAAGTACAGATGTCGGTGACGTCAGCTGGGTAGTCCCAACGATTCGAATGGGAGCTTCGACTGCTCCGAATGGAACTCCATGGCATTCTTGGGCTGTAGTAGCTTCCGGAGGAATGTCAATCGGGCATAAAGGAATGGGATACGCATCCAAAGCATTAGCTATGACAATGATTGATTTATTCCAAAGTGAAACATTGAGAAATGAAATAAAGGCTGAATTCAAGGCTAAAAAAGGTGACTATGTCTACAAAGGAATTATTCCAGACGGCCCTCCGCCTTTGAAATCAGGATATTGA
- a CDS encoding queuosine precursor transporter, translated as MNERQHSRKTNLFIILGSIFLTNAILAEIIGVKIFSAEKTLGFQPVNWNIFGEYILDFNLTAGAVIWPIVFITTDIINEYFGKKGVRKISFITAGLIAYIFLIITIVTKLIPADFWLEVNAQTPDGASFNINYAFNTIFRQGLGIILGSLTAFLLGQLIDVFVFQKLRAVTGPKMIWLRATGSTLVSQFIDSFVVLGIAFYVFGNWELSQIFAVGLINYVYKFGVAILLTPLLYLGHGVIDRYLGKELADKMAHEATEDKSFLG; from the coding sequence ATGAACGAACGACAGCATAGCCGAAAAACCAACCTTTTCATCATTTTAGGATCCATTTTCCTGACCAATGCTATTCTTGCTGAAATCATTGGTGTGAAAATATTCTCAGCCGAAAAAACACTTGGATTTCAACCTGTCAACTGGAATATTTTTGGGGAATATATCCTTGATTTCAACTTGACAGCAGGTGCAGTTATTTGGCCGATCGTTTTTATTACTACAGATATCATCAATGAATATTTTGGAAAAAAAGGCGTTCGAAAGATCAGTTTTATTACGGCTGGGCTGATCGCTTATATTTTCCTAATTATCACGATCGTCACCAAGTTGATTCCAGCAGACTTTTGGTTGGAAGTAAATGCCCAAACTCCTGATGGAGCATCTTTTAATATCAATTATGCCTTCAATACCATTTTCAGACAAGGCTTAGGAATCATTTTGGGTTCCTTAACTGCATTTTTATTGGGGCAATTGATTGATGTTTTTGTATTTCAAAAGCTTCGAGCTGTGACTGGGCCGAAAATGATCTGGCTTCGAGCTACAGGTTCCACGCTGGTTTCCCAATTCATCGATTCTTTTGTGGTTTTGGGAATCGCATTTTATGTATTTGGCAATTGGGAGCTTAGCCAAATTTTTGCCGTTGGCCTAATTAATTATGTGTACAAGTTTGGTGTGGCAATCCTGTTAACTCCACTCCTTTACCTTGGACATGGGGTAATTGACCGTTACTTGGGAAAAGAACTTGCAGATAAAATGGCGCATGAAGCCACTGAAGACAAATCTTTCCTTGGGTAA
- a CDS encoding ribonuclease Z → MIPEFEVTILGNTSSIPVHGRNHTAQVVRFGQEFFLLDCGEATQIQMRRFKVKSSKINKIFISHLHGDHYLGLMGVLSSFNLAKRTAPLTIYGPQGLDEIITTQLRWSHIQLHYPLTFFPTNPVASQILWESPFLEISSFPLYHRIPTTGFLIKEKKRLRSLIKEKLEGHSIPIEAIHSMRNGQDFTDSNGKTYLMEEFCHPQPSLRSYAFCSDTRFEPLVAQAVLGVDLLYHESTFLEEDRHRTLTTFHCTARQAAEIAMLGNVKKLLLGHFSSRYAHLEKMQEEAQTIFPNSYLSEEGQTYPIPSSDERTTA, encoded by the coding sequence TTGATTCCTGAATTTGAGGTTACGATCCTCGGAAATACCTCTTCCATTCCTGTCCATGGAAGAAATCATACTGCCCAAGTCGTCAGATTTGGGCAGGAGTTTTTTTTACTGGATTGTGGAGAAGCGACACAAATACAAATGCGGAGGTTTAAAGTCAAATCCTCCAAAATCAACAAAATTTTTATTTCCCACCTTCATGGGGATCATTACTTGGGATTGATGGGGGTTTTGTCCAGCTTCAATTTGGCTAAACGGACCGCACCACTTACGATCTACGGACCTCAAGGGCTGGATGAAATCATCACCACCCAACTTAGGTGGAGCCACATTCAGCTTCATTACCCTCTGACATTTTTCCCCACCAATCCTGTTGCCTCTCAGATCCTATGGGAGTCTCCTTTCCTTGAAATAAGCAGCTTCCCTCTGTACCATCGAATTCCTACCACCGGATTTTTGATCAAAGAGAAAAAACGACTTAGAAGTCTGATCAAAGAAAAATTGGAAGGCCACTCAATTCCCATTGAGGCAATCCATTCCATGCGAAATGGACAAGACTTTACAGATTCAAATGGAAAAACCTACCTGATGGAAGAGTTTTGCCATCCCCAACCTTCTTTGAGGAGCTATGCGTTTTGCTCGGACACCCGCTTTGAACCACTTGTAGCTCAAGCAGTACTTGGCGTGGACTTGCTTTATCATGAATCCACGTTTTTAGAAGAAGATCGTCACAGGACCTTGACCACTTTTCACTGCACGGCCCGACAAGCTGCAGAAATTGCAATGCTTGGAAATGTAAAGAAGCTCCTCTTGGGTCACTTCTCCTCTAGGTATGCGCATCTGGAGAAAATGCAGGAAGAGGCTCAAACTATTTTCCCTAATTCTTATTTATCTGAAGAAGGACAAACCTACCCCATACCATCCAGCGATGAACGAACGACAGCATAG
- a CDS encoding STAS domain-containing protein, whose product MKYAIDKKEQYVVFTPMEEKIDSLLAPALKSELLTIHAEGFRNVVLDMSGVKYVDSSGLSALLVGDREFGRNGGIFIISAVQEHVMKLLKISMLDKKLNLVNSLEEASEAIFMHEIDGGEEEEEA is encoded by the coding sequence ATGAAATACGCAATTGACAAAAAGGAACAATATGTAGTCTTCACTCCTATGGAGGAAAAAATTGACTCTTTGTTGGCTCCTGCCTTAAAATCAGAGCTTCTTACCATTCATGCAGAAGGTTTCCGGAATGTAGTTTTAGATATGAGTGGGGTAAAATATGTGGATTCAAGCGGATTAAGTGCTCTTCTTGTAGGTGATCGAGAATTTGGAAGAAATGGAGGAATCTTCATCATTTCAGCCGTTCAGGAACATGTGATGAAATTGCTTAAAATTTCCATGCTGGATAAAAAACTGAACCTTGTCAATAGCTTAGAAGAAGCTAGCGAAGCGATTTTCATGCACGAAATTGATGGAGGCGAAGAAGAGGAGGAAGCTTGA